Part of the Lotus japonicus ecotype B-129 chromosome 6, LjGifu_v1.2 genome, TGGGCTGAACTTCGTAGAAAGGGATTTAAGGGTGTTGTCTTTGACAAGGATAATACCATTACAGCACCTTACTCTTTAAAACCCTGGCCTCCGCTTGAGTCTTCACTGGAAGATTGTAAATCAGAGTTTGGTCCAGATGTTGCTGTATTTAGTAACTCGGCTGGTAATTCTAGAATGGAGTATTTTGACATTGTTATGAATTTTTGGGCAGTAGTTGTTGTTCAAACAGTGACACAATGTGTTCTGTGTTGTTTTATTGGTGTTGTAAATCAGGACTTAATGAGTATGACCATGATGGTTCAAAAGCTAGGATGCTTGAGCATGCAATTGGAATTAAAGTCATCAGACACAGTGAGTGTTGCCTTTTCTTTAGAGCTTTAATTCTGTAATGTTTTTATTATCTTGAAAATACATGTTATCCTCTTCTCTGACTCTTGAGTTGAAATGCTAGGATTGTTAAATATTCCCTAGCGATAAATGACCCTAGGATTGATGTtgatatgtgtatttatatTGCAGGGTTGAAAAAGCCAGCTGGTACAGCTGAAGAAATTGAAAAACATTTTGGCTGCGAATCTTCACAATTAATCATGGTAGACAAGAATTTCATAATGTTCATTTTATTTTGGCTCTTTGCTTTGCAGTTGGATTTGGATTCATATTAAACCATAAGCATTCTGTGGCAGGTCGGTGACAGGCCCTTCACTGACATTGTTTATGGCAATCGAAATGGGTTTCTTACTATTTTGACTGAACCATTGAGTCTTGCTGAGGAGCCATTTATTGTTAAGCAGGTTTGTTTTCGTTTGCATTTACTCTTTTGAGTGCTTAAAGTGTTTAGTTtgatttctttctttcaatGATAAAAGATATTTTACTGGAAGAAGAAGAGTTCGattcaaaatatgatataaGAAAGAACGTGATTAAACTGATAAAAACATGAAGCATAGAAGCTGTCCTTTAGAGACAATTAATGAAAATCTAGTTAAAAGATGTAAATCATAGTTTCCCAAACGGTACTGAAAGATTATGTTGTTATTTGAGTAGGAAACTCTTTCAAGTTTATTGGTTGAAGAAGTGACTAAACTGAAGTACTGCAAATGTTATATGTACCAATAGGAAGTAACTCAACTGATTTCGATGTATTGTACTTGTACAATTTCTTTTTCCTATGTGTTAACTTCCtgagtttcaaattttttatataactcCTTTTTAAAGCTTGTCACATTGTATTCCAGATTCTGTATTGACGTTGAAACTTTAAAGTCCTAGTAGATCTCTTATGTTCTAATTCATCCTTGTCATATTTTCTAATGTCATCATTAGCCCTCCTTTATCCCTTTTAATTGCTTAGCAGAGTTACCTGCCATTTACTGTTGTTATTCTGCTTGGtgttcttcaattttgttgATAAAAACATTTGTCAGGAGTTTTGTAATATATCGAACTTGATACTTATGAGAAAAGAAGCTGTAACTTCATACCTCGATTTCATTTGTCCAAAAGTGTCTTTAGGATGTTTTAGTGATTTTATATAGCATTTTCCATAAGTCATATCCTGTATGTTTTCATTTAAGCCAAAAGGCCTTTCCTATTGTTTCGGGGAGGGGGATTTGGGAGGGATGTTACACGTCAACAAAGAGAAGGTGTGTGTCTCTTAGTACTGATACCACTGGAATGACAACTTGTAACCCTTGCTGAACATGTTTTTTTTGGACTGgcttggggtgtgaaatctGATTGACAGTTCTCTGCTCAACATTATATGAATATTGGTCAATGTTATATTTTATCACTATAAATCCACttgaaagaaagagagagggtACTAACATTTCTCTCTGATTACCTGTGTTTTAATAATTTTGATGACAGGTGAGGAAGCTAGAGACTTCATTTGTAAAGCACTGGTCTAGAAGAGGGTTGAAGCCACTTGATCAGAAGTTATTGCCAGATCCCATGCTATGTGTCAAGGATCCACGCCCTTGATAGACTAATCTACAAAACCTTGCTCTTCTTATGGCCATCAGAATACTGCTCTTTAGTAATGCATGTCACTATTTTTGttcaatttatttagtttattttCACAAAACTGGACATGTATGCCCCCACATCTTTAATTTGGTAAGTTATCATCACTACCTAGTCTCGTGTACCCTCAAAATGGGggtagaaaaaaaataagaaaacaagtTTTCTATATAATTTTACATACAAATTTCAAACGGAAATGTACTGTGAACTCTTTCTAACTCATTTGATCATTGATACAGATATTTGAAATACAATCTAGCTAGGCTGCCGTTAAAGCCTAAAAGCATGCTTATTTTGTATTTTAGGTGAAGGGTTCAAATGAGTTATTTGGCACACCAAAAGCTGAATAATGAAGGGTACAATTACACGAGCAGAGTTTTGATACTATGAAAGAAAGAATGATTTTATTTGCAAAGTTTAGTATTGATGCAGGAATAGATAAATTTAGATTAGGTAAGAATGAATTATTCTATTTATGGAGGAAGTGTACTTGttcaattcaaaaaaaaaaatttatgtatgtatttttttatataaagttTGATTTCAAAAGCAACTATTTTTAACTGTGTAATTGTATTCAAATGgctttttattattattcaattatgttaaaattctttaaatatatttgtaactagaaataattttattcaaaGATACAAACAGACACACCTTAATTATTCAATTTTGAAATGCTtctataatatataataattttgtGAAAATACATAATATGATATTTACGACCCAACAGTCTACCAAAAAAGAATATCAACTTGAACAATGGGAAAAATCTATTTTAATCCTTAAGATATGCATCATTTAACAATTTAATCatttaaaatttcattttatcaattaaaaaaaattataattttaatctaaagatttaatttataaaaaatatttataaaagtcTAAATTACTAAATGATATTAGAATAGTAGTTGGGATTAAAATATCCAAAACAAAAACAGTGAAACAAAAGAACATAACATTAACTGGTTCAAGATATAGTTATCCAATCTCTTGTCACTCAAGCATTAAATGGCAGCCACATATACTCAACTCCATGTCCCATGTAATCACACCAGGAACAACCTTAATCTTTATCCTCCCATTCAATCACCAGGACCACTAGGCCAATCCATATGAGCAAATAACTAGTTTTCAATCACAGCTAACAATTCTTGCACAAATGGAAAGCATTGTTGTACAATCTCTCTCCCTTGCAAAAATACCAAAGTCTCAAGCTTGCTCTGCTTCTGTGTTGAATTCATCTCACTCCAATGCCACTTCAGTAACTTTCAGTTCAGTAACCCATCATCATCTACCCAAGTGCTTTATTTTTCGGCTACCAGGTGGTGTTAGACTGAAAGCAAAAGGAAAGGTGAACCTGGGAGCTATAAATGCCTCAGAGGCTGCAACCCCAACAACAGAAGCTGCAGAAAGATGGCTTCTTGAACCAGTTGGTCAGTTACATCTTCCTTCTCAGTGTAGTAATCTCTGGAATTTCCTCCCTTTGGATCATATTCTGCACATAATTGATTCTAGTAAAATTGTTATGGTAAACGTGAGCTAAAATGATgtgatttatatttaaatacatTTATGAAAAAAGTGGTTTTTGTAAGGTAATGCCATGAAATTCAGTTGTAAAATCTGAGAATTTATTATGCTCAACCAAGAAGCTACTCTCTCTAGCTTCtagcagaattgattttggggcTGAAATCATATCTCCAAAGTGGCTACAAACTTCTATATCATCATCTAGAATTGATTTTACTctatcataattgattctgaagttcGCCCAACGTGTTACCAAACACACTATTGTACAGTTGTTGTGGCCGTAACATATAACATGCTTCTTCAAGTTCAGGGACATTCAAATTGGGATattgtaaatcattttttttgtttcatcTTCCCTACTATTTTGTTGGCAATGCAAGCTTCACAATCTTACTAGATAACTTGACACAAAAAGTTCTACATGAACCATTGTGCAAAACTTTACTAATTTCCTTAGATAGATCAGCTCAATCCTTCATAATAAACAGGACTTCCTAAATTATCCCCTATAAGTATTTGTTTgaatgtgaatttttttaagtCCCAAGATTGACAAGGTGTTTCATCATGTTGGAAACAAAaccaattatattttaatagGAGATGGTGACACAAGGCACATAGGCTTCAAGGTCGATATGCCAGGTGCATATGAAATTGCTTCTGTAAGTAAATTTAGCATCAATAATCCATGTTACTGAGTATGCTTCAGCTTAAATGGCGTGTTTTGTATTATTTAGAGTGTAGTGACTGTTGGACGTGTTCCTGAGAAAGCTGATCTGGTGATCCCAGTTGCAACAGGTATGAcaatttgttatttattttgaatCTTCTAAGTTATCCTATAATTACAAGCATACATCCAACTTATGAAGACAGATTTTGAGAATTCTAAACTGGTGCTGATGGTCCATCATAGGTGGCCTAATAACGAATCTAAAATAGACTCTAATACCATCATAGAATTCGAGCTTGACCTATGTGAGGATTGTCCTAACTTTCATGAGAGCTTTTTTTTCCTATACCTCTAGTCAATGCAGAATGTTAACAGTAGAATCATGTGAGCATAAAGACAATCAACACCCTTATTCTCTTAAAATACATGAAGATTGTGGTCTATGGATGAATGTTTGTCTTGTGATTAATTCCCTGTATAAGTACTCTAGATAAGCTCCTTATTCAGAGTGTCCCATGCTTTGTTTCTCTTTCATAGAACCACTCAGTTAACCAAAttcaaatataattattttccaTTTAAACCTTTTTAGTTCTCTTGAATTTCTTCAAACATGGACCtcgttttaaattttaacttgTACTTGTAGTGTCGGGTGTGCACGCACGCATTCAGAAGAAACCAGGGAAACTTCTTGTTACAGATTTGGATAGCACCAATGGGACGTTCATTGATGACAAGCGGCTGAGACCTGGAGTAATTTCACCTGTATCTTCTGGGAGTCTTGTTACATTTGGTACCTACTCTAACCATTTCTATGTATTTGCTTGTTTTCCTTTTGCTGTTAAATAAATTTTGCCATGTTTGATCTCATTATCTACATAATCATGTGCTCTTAACTATAGAAGGATCTTCAAAATTACCATCAAACTCAAACTCAATGAAATTGTACTTAACCACAATTTGCAATGAGGACAACATAATGAGTCTCAACTAGCTAATACTGAAACTAGACACAATTTCATGATTAAACTTTAATTCTTAAATTGTGGATTGCTTAGTGAGTGCTACATTTTATGAATCTTTGAAGTTTCAGCTCAACTTAGCTACTTAATCTTTGTCATTATCATTGCTAGGAGACACCCATTTGGCCATGTTCCGAGTATCAAAGGTTGGAGATGTGAAGGCTGCTGACAGTGATACAGCAGAAGAAACTGAAGGTGAACTAGACCCTGATAACAAATCTGATGATAATACTGAAACAAGTTGAAATTCTAGTTGTAGAGTGCACACTTTGTTTTTGTATAGTTAAAATTAACAAATGAAATTTTCGGCTTTGATCATTTGAAAACATTTATGTATAATGCAAACTTTGTTTTGCAATGCCATTTTGCTATAAGCATGTTGTGTGCTTGATAAAATGTCCTGCTCAATATAGTCTGACTAGAAAGTGAAACTAATCACTAACTGAAGGGCTTAAAATTTGAGGAAAGTTCATAAGAACTGGATCCTACTCACTAATGGAAAATTTTCAACCAGGTTTTCTACCAATTAGTTCTTAATATAGTAAGAGGttaattcaaaattaaaacaATTAATTCAAACAtttaaacagaaaaaaaaaatcaccgcCATAAAAACTGAGGGATATTAAGTTATTATCATATAAAGTCAATTCAGCCACAATTCAAAATTAAACAATCAATGGATGATCATAAGAGCAATGTCCATCAATTTGGTAGAGGCAATGTTGGAAAGATGGAAAAAAAACCCCATTTTTTACATTTATATGGATCTATGATTTTCCATAATTGGCAATCGTCCTGCTGGTACAAAAGAACTTGAAAGACAAAAGTATTGTGAGTGACATCAATGGAGGTTCAAGTGCTATTGTCTTCTATCTTCCTCACCATTCTGTTCTCAAGAGGAAATAATGTTGTTGCAGAACATAATTCATACGTTGGAGAAATTGATCCATATGTCGATGATGTTGAAATCATGTTGATAAATGATTGTTATGAAACCATTTGGCCGGGTGTTCATACCATGGCAGGGTACACAGTAACTCCCACAGGGTTCAAACTGAGGTCTAAGGACACATATCATCTCAAAGTGCCTGATTCATGGTCAGGGACAATATGGGCAAGAACCGGATGCAGAGGACACCACAACACCAGCTTTCACTGTGATGTTGGCGACTGCGGGACTAACCACACACATTGTTTTCGGAACAAACCAGACACCCCTGCTACTTTGTTTAAGTTCAACCTAGCTCCAGAAGGCGGCATCAGCGCCTACGCGATAGACCTTAGTGACGGCTTCAATTTACCGGCCGCAATATCCCCGTTAACTAGCAAGTGCAAGGACATACAATGTTACAGGGATATGAGGAGTGAGTGTCCTGATTGGTTAGCTATGTATGATGATCTTGGTGAAGGGCTTAAGATTGGTTGCAAGAGTAAATGCTATACGACCGGTGACCCGAAGGATTGTTGCACCGGTGACTATGAGTCGCCTGAGACGTGTGAGCTCACTGAGTACACACAACTTGTTGTGAACAATTGTCCCACTGCAGTTTCTAATTCCTTTGATGAATCTAAGTTCACATGTTTTGGCGGGTTAAGTTATAAGATAACATTCTGCGCATGAGTCAACGAAGATTTCTTCTACCCACGAGTTATAtgctactccctccgtccctaattataagctaaagttgtaaaaatcacacttattaagaaagccttaattgatgcattgattttcaaaaaaaatgtacaactttctatgtttacccctatttatgataacactttttcatcattgtactactaatggtggtgctccactaccaataaatgcaagggtgaatatggaaagaaatattcacttttgcaaggttagcttatatttagtgacacaaaaaaagtctcaatgttagcttataattagggacggagggagtatatgttACAAATGAAAGGTGCAATATTTGACGAAAATCATTGATGGTAGTAGGAGTTAACTTTCACTTCTCACTTTTTGGAATTGTAACTTTCAATATTTTCCTTTCAATAGGCTTAGTGTAATTTTCCTTTATCTCAACTTTGAATGTCAAATTCATCATTCTAATATATTAGTGTGGAATCCGTATAGGTTTCGTCTACTTCAACTTGATATGATTCGAAATTATTAGCATTCTCTTATCATCAATCACAAAACACCATCATATGTATCATGGCTTGAGAGTGACCATGTATCAACACTCTTCATTTGAAGTTGAAGCAAATAATCTTTCTGGTTAATTAgtttatgttaaaattaagCATGAAAGAATTTCAACCAGATTTGTGCAAAATTCACAAGAACTACAGATGTGATTGAACATCTCAAAATCTACCTATTGTCATCCCTAAGTGTTAAAGGTTTTCATTGAATCCGTTGGTAGagtgaaaattttaattaaatttctatGGGCAATTCTTTAGATTTACAAGAAtaattcaaaaatcaaaatagttaattcaaatattgaaaaagaaaaaaaccaaaCACCTGCACAACAACTAAGGCTTATTAACatccatgaatttttttttaatttcaaccaCAATTTAAAATTACACAAGTAATGGATGATCAAAAGAGAAATGGAGATCTTATCCATCAATTTTGACAGAGGCAATGCTGAAAAAATGGAAAACATCTTGTTTTCACCATTTGTATatatctatctttttttttactttctaaaTTAGCAATTGTCAAACAATTTATTGGCTAGTGATCACAAGGGCATTGCCACTGTGATCAATGGATGTTCAAGTGCTATTGTCATTTATGTTCCTCACCATTTTTTTCTCAACAGGAAATGCTGCTGGAAAACCTGATCCATATGCTGGTAAAGTTGAAATCATGTTGCTAAATGGTGGTCATCAAACCATTTGGCCAGGTGTTCATACCAAAACAGGGCACCAAATAGTTCCCACAGGCTTCAAATTGGAGCCAAGAGATATATATCATATCAAAGTCCCTGATTCATGGTCAGGCACAATATGGGCAAGAACTGGATGCAGTGGAAACCCAAACACTACCTTTCATTGTGATGTTGGAGATTGTGGCACTCACAATATACATTGCCAT contains:
- the LOC130726128 gene encoding uncharacterized protein LOC130726128, encoding MESIVVQSLSLAKIPKSQACSASVLNSSHSNATSVTFSSVTHHHLPKCFIFRLPGGVRLKAKGKVNLGAINASEAATPTTEAAERWLLEPVGDGDTRHIGFKVDMPGAYEIASSVVTVGRVPEKADLVIPVATVSGVHARIQKKPGKLLVTDLDSTNGTFIDDKRLRPGVISPVSSGSLVTFGDTHLAMFRVSKVGDVKAADSDTAEETEGELDPDNKSDDNTETS
- the LOC130726127 gene encoding thaumatin-like protein 1b; this translates as MEVQVLLSSIFLTILFSRGNNVVAEHNSYVGEIDPYVDDVEIMLINDCYETIWPGVHTMAGYTVTPTGFKLRSKDTYHLKVPDSWSGTIWARTGCRGHHNTSFHCDVGDCGTNHTHCFRNKPDTPATLFKFNLAPEGGISAYAIDLSDGFNLPAAISPLTSKCKDIQCYRDMRSECPDWLAMYDDLGEGLKIGCKSKCYTTGDPKDCCTGDYESPETCELTEYTQLVVNNCPTAVSNSFDESKFTCFGGLSYKITFCA
- the LOC130724438 gene encoding phosphatidylglycerophosphate phosphatase 1, chloroplastic/mitochondrial; the encoded protein is MPSTTVAAQLPSCWYRIPSHLNTHHHAQQKRKLTTLSLANADSQIPLGNFYSPSLPQAHSCSKGQGISNRTRYNFDSNKNHKHLLFLQYFPINDSKDADDQNPETRNQSQDPLDEEREFKKNNKAKVLFTNMWWVDVKAAFGQRINLEGIRCSTMVILKDQKLALPHISVPDIRYIDWAELRRKGFKGVVFDKDNTITAPYSLKPWPPLESSLEDCKSEFGPDVAVFSNSAGLNEYDHDGSKARMLEHAIGIKVIRHRLKKPAGTAEEIEKHFGCESSQLIMVGDRPFTDIVYGNRNGFLTILTEPLSLAEEPFIVKQVRKLETSFVKHWSRRGLKPLDQKLLPDPMLCVKDPRP